Proteins encoded in a region of the Paenibacillus sp. W2I17 genome:
- the nadE gene encoding ammonia-dependent NAD(+) synthetase, giving the protein MSLQQQIIAELKVKPSINEEEEVRKRVDFLKTYVKNAGAKGLLIAISGGIDSAVATALCKKATDELTQENNQEYKTLGVFQPYGEQSDIDHSYAVAKAYDLKHVVETNIEDAVNEIALEVEQGFKSLGSPRHMTHQGKGNVKARTRMVMQYALSFEENLLVVGTDHASEAITGFYTKWGDGAVDITPLSTLNKRQVRQLAAYLNVPQAILDKAPSAGLWEGQTDEDELGISYEANSDYLEGKQIDPAAQERLEAFYKRTHHKRNAIPGI; this is encoded by the coding sequence ATGAGTTTGCAACAACAGATCATCGCTGAATTGAAGGTTAAACCAAGCATTAATGAAGAAGAGGAAGTACGCAAGCGTGTTGATTTTCTGAAGACGTATGTGAAAAATGCGGGTGCCAAGGGTTTGCTGATTGCGATCAGCGGCGGTATTGACAGTGCAGTGGCTACGGCGCTTTGCAAAAAAGCGACGGACGAGCTTACGCAAGAGAACAACCAAGAGTACAAAACGCTTGGTGTGTTCCAACCTTATGGTGAACAATCCGATATCGACCACAGCTACGCTGTAGCCAAAGCATACGATCTGAAGCATGTCGTGGAAACCAATATCGAAGATGCAGTTAACGAGATTGCGCTGGAAGTGGAGCAAGGTTTCAAATCCTTGGGAAGCCCACGCCATATGACTCACCAAGGCAAAGGTAATGTTAAGGCGAGAACTCGTATGGTTATGCAATATGCGCTTTCGTTTGAAGAGAACCTGCTCGTTGTAGGTACGGATCATGCGTCCGAAGCCATCACGGGTTTCTATACCAAATGGGGCGACGGTGCTGTGGATATCACGCCACTGAGCACCCTGAACAAACGTCAGGTACGCCAGCTGGCAGCATATCTGAACGTGCCACAGGCTATTTTGGACAAAGCACCATCGGCAGGACTGTGGGAAGGTCAGACGGACGAAGATGAGCTGGGAATTTCGTATGAAGCGAACAGTGACTATCTCGAAGGCAAACAGATCGATCCGGCTGCACAAGAGCGCCTTGAAGCGTTCTATAAGCGCACACATCACAAACGCAATGCCATTCCTGGTATCTAA
- a CDS encoding alpha/beta fold hydrolase — protein MPITFELSTDVDAIIRGDFFPAQQSAQGVIILSHGYKGFKDWGMFPYAASQLSQTHHVLTFNFSHNGIGEYLEQFSELEKFAVNTYSRELADLALVLEHVATQPEFTGLPVYLVGHSRGAGVSLVYALDHPEQVAGVISWNGITNLDLFTAEQKEEMRTHGRSHVVNGRTGQQMPLDVAILEDMDKHSERYAIIDRLASSPVRVALIQGTEDPQRLRDGSAALVQARPDIPWHQIPEGNHTFNTVHPFKETTPQLEQAITLTLHQIKDWNS, from the coding sequence ATGCCCATAACTTTTGAATTGTCCACTGACGTAGATGCGATCATTCGCGGAGACTTTTTCCCTGCACAACAATCCGCTCAAGGCGTCATCATTCTGTCTCACGGATACAAAGGCTTCAAAGACTGGGGCATGTTCCCCTATGCAGCTTCACAGCTAAGCCAGACGCATCATGTGCTGACCTTTAATTTCTCTCACAACGGTATCGGCGAATATCTGGAGCAATTCTCAGAACTTGAAAAGTTCGCAGTGAATACCTACAGCCGGGAGCTTGCCGATCTGGCCCTGGTACTGGAACATGTGGCGACACAACCTGAATTCACTGGACTTCCTGTATATCTGGTTGGTCATAGCCGCGGTGCGGGCGTAAGTCTCGTCTATGCACTGGATCATCCCGAACAGGTGGCAGGTGTCATCTCCTGGAATGGTATAACCAACCTGGATCTTTTTACAGCGGAGCAAAAAGAAGAAATGCGCACACATGGCCGCAGCCATGTCGTTAACGGACGTACAGGCCAGCAGATGCCACTGGACGTGGCTATTCTGGAAGACATGGACAAGCATAGCGAACGTTACGCTATCATTGACCGCTTGGCTTCTTCACCTGTGCGAGTCGCACTCATTCAGGGAACAGAAGATCCCCAGCGTCTGCGTGACGGTTCTGCCGCACTTGTGCAAGCACGCCCTGATATCCCATGGCACCAGATACCCGAAGGGAACCACACCTTTAATACGGTACATCCATTTAAAGAAACCACTCCGCAACTGGAGCAAGCCATCACCCTAACCCTGCACCAGATCAAAGACTGGAATAGCTAA
- a CDS encoding BrxA/BrxB family bacilliredoxin translates to MSMSFDQYMKDMVQPMRDDLTRLGIQELRTPEEVEASLPDAKGTALVVINSVCGCAAGQCRPGVSQALQHDITPDHLYTVFAGQDKEATAKAREFFAPYPPSSPSIALMKDGELVHFIERHQVEDRSAEDIAADLKSAFDRYCR, encoded by the coding sequence ATGTCGATGTCATTTGATCAATACATGAAAGATATGGTTCAACCGATGCGGGATGATTTAACTCGTCTAGGAATTCAGGAGTTGCGTACTCCAGAAGAAGTGGAAGCAAGTCTTCCGGATGCAAAAGGAACAGCGCTGGTTGTCATTAACTCTGTATGCGGATGTGCCGCAGGTCAATGTCGCCCAGGTGTGTCCCAAGCACTGCAGCACGATATTACACCGGACCACCTGTACACTGTATTTGCTGGTCAGGACAAAGAAGCAACTGCAAAAGCACGTGAATTCTTTGCTCCGTATCCTCCATCTTCACCGTCCATCGCTCTGATGAAAGACGGCGAACTCGTTCACTTTATCGAGCGTCATCAAGTGGAAGACCGTTCTGCAGAGGATATTGCGGCTGATCTCAAAAGTGCATTTGACCGTTACTGCCGTTAA